Proteins encoded together in one Mugil cephalus isolate CIBA_MC_2020 chromosome 16, CIBA_Mcephalus_1.1, whole genome shotgun sequence window:
- the LOC125022773 gene encoding adhesive plaque matrix protein-like, producing MMYQLSLRVSWVCLLFSFGVCVPLLKSDYTYPYVLNNPVGEPSGSNSLEQDDPQDQSPPGIQGAGPSPTSEVKPIVSRSLGIQSPNPAAEPAYGSWYRIPDTRVNVGSAVAASGPVYEPQYSPPKPSYPATPVYEPQYSPPKPAYPATPVYEPQYSPPKPAYPATPVYVPQVSPPKPAYPATPVYKPQVSPPKPAYPATPVYKPQVSPPVSYYPANTEAYYTPGAPAITWFEQPDLAFLTNWKPSSSFPDFSVLETQAPMTYPLPSSYIIQTRNGYVRAKEVHSHSKYTQDPFNVPVLVSAPSKTSGAPKGSNKATW from the exons ATGATGTATCAACTCTCTTTAAG GGTTTCTTGGGTTTGCCTGCTGTTCAGCTTTGGCGTTTGTGTTCCTCTCTTGAAATCTG ACTACACATATCCCTACGTGTTGAACAACCCAGTTGGTGAACCTTCTGGATCCAACTCTCTGGAGCAAGATGACCCTCAGGATCAGTCTCCTCCCGGGATTCAAGGTGCTGGTCCTTCACCCACTTCTGAGGTCAAGCCGATTGTGTCACGCAGTCTCGGCATCCAGTCCCCAAACCCTGCTGCAGAGCCTGCCTATGGTTCCTGGTACAGAATTCCTGACACCAGGGTGAACGTGGGCTCGGCTGTAGCAGCTTCTGGCCCGGTCTATGAGCCTCAGTATTCCCCTCCTAAACCTAGCTACCCAGCCACCCCCGTCTATGAGCCTCAGTATTCCCCTCCTAAACCAGCCTACCCAGCCACCCCCGTCTATGAGCCTCAGTATTCCCCTCCTAAGCCAGCCTACCCAGCCACCCCTGTCTATGTGCCTCAGGTTTCCCCGCCTAAGCCTGCCTACCCAGCCACCCCTGTCTATAAGCCTCAGGTTTCCCCTCCTAAACCTGCCTACCCAGCCACCCCTGTCTATAAGCCTCAGGTTTCCCCTCCTGTTTCATATTACCCTGCTAACACTGAGGCCTACTACACTCCTGGGGCTCCAGCTATCACCTGGTTTGAGCAGCCTGACTTGGCCTTCCTGACCAACTGGAAACCGTCGTCTTCCTTCCCCGACTTCAGCGTCCTCGAAACCCAGGCTCCCATGACTTATCCTCTGCCATCTTCCTACATCATCCAGACCAGGAATGGATACGTGAGGGCAAAAGAAGTTCATTCCCACTCGAAATACACCCAGGACCCTTTCAACGTTCCCGTCCTTGTCAGTGCACCGAGCAAGACCTCAGGGGCACCAAAAGGATCAAACAAG GCAACCTGGTGA
- the LOC125022390 gene encoding serine-rich coiled-coil domain-containing protein 2-like yields MSAPPLTNPPAMPTMVSRLPKFGSRPKSQTLPSTRLTNGFYHHPGPEGVSGSSTATTPSAAAAAKQNGFIRVPGSFQKWRMEGGETEKEARRGKVGNGGGFHQYYSQRPSPRETKRPTASSPGKGRGLPQQPVTSSSSSSSSPQSSPRTLPVSKSLSPFSKPSQAAASRPKLSGPNAVPGSGPRTGSSLRRPQSFARGFRPSSGSGSQSGSPGQSKTRAGRSFSSDNLGSAPSVPLTQSDRLRSRSLNQVQRQPSPTLTPALSLPRPPKAPPRSRSSPIHTQEGGANGGGVFSSLLPPSALKKPLLPSLGSASKPSGISYRLSRPSLIKQSRPLRVSAANERGSDQEVRGGLNGRRNLVETPSTENSPEITPDAPEVGGLPVSQGEVSIVGETLEDMSLSSTSSLERNDTSQEYMDDFDNLGNGGVGILLLSSKNDEDDSGLDQSCARFDSDDKMTVNGVAKETGLCFLDDGVDWADVRLGGGRGEHRLNRLSHRRRSSQPDDHDQGGSSLDLSPSDSCGSGGTYMWDEEGLEPLGGAATTASIHTDGNTTHHIGSFDSDLNSIDILNNLDSCDLGDDDLMLDVDLPEDASLHGGGFESQRQTAWRALHIHYYQFSYLFNTSLRSEDG; encoded by the exons ATGTCAGCCCCTCCTCTCACCAACCCTCCCGCCATGCCCACCATGGTGTCTCGGCTGCCCAAGTTTGGCTCTCGACCCAAATCTCAGACGCTTCCCAGCACTCGACTCACCAACGGGTTCTACCATCACCCCGGACCAGAGGGGGTCAGCGGCTCCTCGACAGCGACGACgccctccgccgccgccgccgctaaACAGAACGGCTTCATCAGAGTCCCGGGTTCTTTTCAAaaatggaggatggagggaggggaaacGGAGAAGGAGGCGAGGAGAGGAAAGGTCGGGAACGGCGGTGGCTTTCATCAGTATTACTCCCAGCGGCCGTCACCACGCGAGACCAAACGACCCACTGCTTCCTCTCCTGGAAAGGGGCGTGGCCTCCCCCAGCAGCCTGTgacatcatcctcctcctcatcttcctctcctcagTCCAGCCCCAGAACTCTTCCCGTCTCTAAAAGCCTGTCTCCGTTCTCCAAACCGAGCCAAGCGGCCGCGTCCAGACCGAAGCTCTCCGGCCCCAACGCCGTCCCTGGATCCGGACCACGGACCGGCAGCTCTCTGAGGCGCCCTCAGAGTTTTGCCCGTGGCTTCAGACCCAGTTCCGGTTCAGGATCTCAATCCGGTTCACCGGGACAGAGCAAAACCCGAGCCGGTCGCTCTTTCTCCAGCGACAACCTGGGCTCAGCTCCGTCCGTCCCGCTGACGCAGAGCGATCGGCTTCGATCGCGTAGCCTCAACCAGGTCCAACGTCAGCcctcccccaccctcacccccgcCTTGTCCCTCCCTCGCCCCCCCAAAGCCCCacccagatccagatccagccCCATCCACACACAGGAGGGAGGAGCTAATGGTGGAGGcgtcttttcctccctcctgcctCCATCCGCCTTAAAGAAGCCCCTCCTACCCAGCCTCGGCTCCGCCTCCAAGCCCAGCGGCATCAGCTACAGGCTGTCACGCCCGTCACTCATCAAGCAGTCCCGCCCCCTCCGGGTGTCGGCGGCCAATGAGAGAGGTTCAGACCAGGAAGTGAGGGGAGGACTGAATGGGAGGAGGAACTTGGTGGAGACGCCGTCAACAGAAAACAGCCCAG AAATCACTCCTGATGCTCCAGAGGTGGGGGGGCTCCCTGTCTCCCAGGGAGAGGTGTCGATCGTGGGGGAGACGCTGGAGGACATGTCCCTgtcttccacctcctctctggagaGAAACGACACCAGTCAGGAGTACATGGACGACTTCGACAACCTGG GTAACGGAGGCGTCGGGATTCTTCTGCTCTCATCCAAAAACGATGAAGACGACTCGGGCCTCGACCAATCCTGCGCCAGGTTCGACAGCGACGACAAGATGACGGTGAACGGGGTTGCCAAGGAAACCGGGCTGTGTTTCCTGGACGACGGTGTGGACTGGGCCGACGTGAGGCTTGGAG GGGGACGAGGAGAGCATCGCCTCAACAGACTGTCCCACCGGAGACGCTCCAGTCAACCCGACGACCACGACCAG GGCGGCTCCTCCCTGGACCTGTCCCCCTCCGACAGCTGTGGATCTGGGGGGACCTACATGTGGGACGAGGAGGGTCTGGAACCACTGGGGGGCGCCGCCACCACCGCCTCCATCCACACAGACGGCAACACCACCCACCACATCGGGAGCTTCGACTCCGACCTCAACAGCATC GACATCTTGAACAACCTGGACTCGTGTGATCTGGGAGATGATGACCTCATGCTGGACGTGGACCTCCCGGAGGACGCCTCTCTGCACGGCGGTGGGTTTGAGTCTCAGCGTCAGACAGCATGGAGAGCTCTTCATATTCATTATTATcaattcagttatttatttaacacttctCTCAGATCTGAAGACGGATAA
- the LOC125022396 gene encoding D(5)-like dopamine receptor: protein MESFYNQSHDPDRDSNREQHRVVTAGADSGAGQGGGLSLRALTGCVLCVLIVSTLLGNTLVCAAVIKFRHLRSKVTNSFVISLAVSDLFVAVLVMPWRAVSEVAGFWLFGRFCDTWVAFDIMCSTASILNLCIISMDRYWAISSPFKYERKMTRRFAFLMIGVAWTLSILISFIPVQLNWHRAEPDNSTADNPEDCNASLNRTYAISSSLISFYIPVVIMVGTYTRIFRIAQTQIRRISSLERAAGPRAQNHRHRSSTHDESSLKTSFKRETKVLKTLSIIMGVFVFCWLPFFVLNCVVPFCDVDKLGEPPCVSDTTFSIFVWFGWANSSLNPVIYAFNADFRKAFSTILGCNKYCSTSTVETVDFSNELVSYHHDTTMQKEACAMPGSGPQRLVAPHTGGDLEQNFDKVSVLSGDSRNQRNLLLPAILQYECEAEISLHMMPFNSPGPTDCYVIPGQIQDL from the coding sequence ATGGAGAGCTTCTACAATCAGAGCCACGACCCGGACCGGGACTCGAACCGGGAGCAGCACCGGGTGGTCACGGCTGGAGCGGACAGCGGCGCTGGACAGGGAGGGGGTCTCAGCCTCCGCGCCCTGACCGGCTGCGTCCTGTGCGTCCTGATCGTGTCCACCCTGCTGGGGAACACGCTGGTTTGCGCCGCAGTCATCAAATTCCGCCACCTGCGCTCCAAAGTCACCAACTCGTTCGTCATCTCTCTGGCGGTGTCCGACCTGTTCGTGGCCGTGCTGGTGATGCCGTGGAGGGCGGTGTCCGAGGTGGCCGGCTTCTGGCTCTTCGGCCGCTTCTGTGACACCTGGGTGGCCTTTGACATCATGTGCTCCACGGCGTCCATCCTCAACCTGTGCATCATCAGCATGGACCGCTACTGGGCCATCTCCAGCCCCTTCAAGTACGAGCGCAAAATGACGCGCAGGTTCGCCTTCCTGATGATCGGTGTGGCGTGGACGTTGTCCATCCTGATCTCCTTCATCCCGGTGCAACTCAACTGGCACCGCGCGGAGCCGGACAACTCAACGGCCGACAACCCGGAGGACTGCAACGCCAGCCTGAACCGGACCTACGCCATCTCCTCGTCCCTCATCAGCTTCTACATCCCCGTGGTGATCATGGTGGGGACGTACACGCGGATCTTTCGTATTGCGCAAACCCAGATCAGACGGATCTCGTCTTTGGAGAGGGCCGCGGGGCCCCGCGCGCAAAACCACCGCCACCGCAGCTCTACGCACGACGAGAGCTCCCTGAAAACATCCTTTAAACGCGAGACCAAAGTTCTGAAGACTCTGTCCATCATCATGGGGGTCTTCGTATTTTGTTGGCTGCCGTTTTTCGTACTGAACTGCGTGGTGCCGTTCTGTGACGTAGACAAACTCGGAGAACCGCCGTGCGTCAGCGACACCACCTTCAGCATCTTCGTGTGGTTCGGTTGGGCCAACTCGTCCCTGAACCCGGTCATCTATGCGTTCAATGCCGACTTCAGGAAGGCCTTCTCCACCATCCTGGGCTGCAACAAGTACTGCTCCACGTCCACGGTGGAGACGGTGGACTTCAGCAACGAGCTGGTGTCCTACCACCACGACACCACCATGCAGAAGGAGGCGTGCGCCATGCCAGGCTCTGGGCCACAGAGACTCGTGGCCCCGCACACCGGAGGAGACCTAGAGCAGAACTTTGACAAGGTTTCTGTCCTTTCTGGTGATTCCAGGAACCAAAGGAACCTGCTACTTCCCGCCATCTTGCAGTACGAGTGTGAGGCAGAGATCTCCTTACACATGATGCCCTTCAACTCCCCAGGACCCACCGACTGTTATGTCATCCCAGGTCAGATCCAGGACCTGTGA